The Parafrankia irregularis genome contains the following window.
GGAGATGTCCTGCCGGCCGCTGCGGCCTGCGCCGCGGGCGCCGAGTACGCGCCGTCCGTTGGTCGTCTCGCCCCGTTCGAGGAGTTCAGCGAGACCTGCCGGCACGATGGCGGCCAGCCGCTGGCCCTTATCTGTCAGGTAGACGACCTGACCGGACGCGGCAGCCTCTCGGACGACCTCGGCAAGCTGGTCGTCGGGGGGGAGCGGCATCTCCGTCATGGCGACATCGTAACTTTGGTTCACCCGCCTCACCCTCCATCGATCTTCTCGCCCGTCGCGACTCCGGCCGCTATCCCACTCTATGGCGATCAACGTGGCTGAAATCGCGCGCCCACAGAGAGGCCACGGCGCCCGTGGGTGCGAGGCTGGTGGAGTGACTCTGTCGAAGCGTGCGTCCTGGTTTCTGATCGTGGTGGGTGTGTGGACGTGGGCGATCTGGCCGAATTTCCTCAAGAACATCTGGAAGGATGATCGTTCCTGGGATGATGGTCCGACGGGCTTCTTCACGGTCCACC
Protein-coding sequences here:
- a CDS encoding SCO4848 family membrane protein — translated: MTLSKRASWFLIVVGVWTWAIWPNFLKNIWKDDRSWDDGPTGFFTVHLVLTATSLAIGSVVGWLGIRGARAGRTAVPGAASSDHMVSSGR